A single genomic interval of Oryzomonas sagensis harbors:
- a CDS encoding DUF488 domain-containing protein translates to MLQLKRVYEPAEAGDGKRILVDRLWPRGISRDAARIDAWLKDIAPSDQLRRWFGHDPGKWEEFRSRYREELREHAPLVEQLRNEADDTTITLLFAARDSDRNNAVVLKQVIESYQKESYV, encoded by the coding sequence ATGCTGCAACTCAAGCGGGTGTACGAACCAGCGGAAGCTGGGGACGGCAAGCGTATCCTGGTCGACCGCCTCTGGCCACGGGGGATCTCCCGGGATGCGGCGCGGATAGATGCCTGGCTCAAGGACATTGCGCCCAGCGACCAACTGCGCCGCTGGTTCGGCCATGACCCCGGAAAATGGGAGGAGTTCCGCAGCCGTTACCGTGAAGAGCTCCGGGAACATGCCCCCCTGGTGGAGCAACTGCGCAACGAAGCGGACGATACAACCATAACCCTGCTGTTTGCCGCGCGCGATAGCGACCGGAACAATGCAGTGGTTCTGAAGCAAGTCATCGAGTCTTATCAAAAGGAGTCATACGTATGA
- a CDS encoding cytochrome c biogenesis CcdA family protein produces the protein MHSQHVTYAGAFIAGLLSFLSPCVLPLIPSYITYITGLSFADLQAEHPSHIVRRKAMLHALAFIAAFTVVFVLLGASATFVGSFLQEHIGVVRKVGGVLIVLFGIHVTGLVPLHFLMGEKRVQLHQKPAGYVGSFLVGIAFAAGWTPCIGPILASILMVAATEGSIMQGIILLLLYSLGLGIPFFLSALAMHHFMAVFNRFKKFIRVFEICTGLFLVLVGVLIYTNGLARLSGYAGMLFKGIE, from the coding sequence GTGCATTCCCAGCATGTCACATATGCAGGCGCTTTCATCGCCGGACTGCTTTCGTTTCTCTCCCCCTGCGTCCTGCCGCTGATCCCTTCCTATATCACCTATATCACCGGTCTCTCCTTTGCCGATCTGCAGGCCGAGCATCCGTCTCACATCGTCCGCCGCAAGGCTATGCTGCACGCCCTTGCCTTCATTGCTGCCTTTACCGTGGTATTCGTACTGTTGGGGGCTTCGGCAACCTTTGTCGGTTCGTTCCTCCAGGAGCATATCGGGGTGGTGCGCAAGGTCGGCGGGGTATTGATCGTCCTGTTCGGGATCCATGTAACCGGGCTGGTGCCGCTTCATTTCCTGATGGGCGAGAAGAGGGTGCAGCTTCATCAAAAGCCGGCGGGCTATGTGGGAAGTTTTCTGGTGGGTATCGCCTTTGCCGCCGGATGGACCCCCTGCATCGGTCCGATCCTGGCCTCGATCCTGATGGTGGCCGCCACCGAAGGCAGCATCATGCAGGGAATCATTCTGCTGCTGCTGTATTCCCTGGGGTTGGGTATCCCGTTCTTCCTCTCAGCCCTGGCCATGCATCACTTCATGGCCGTCTTCAACCGGTTCAAAAAGTTTATTCGCGTATTCGAGATCTGTACCGGCCTTTTCCTGGTGCTGGTCGGCGTCCTGATCTATACGAACGGCCTGGCGCGTCTTTCCGGTTATGCCGGCATGCTCTTCAAGGGGATTGAGTGA
- a CDS encoding VOC family protein yields MKIHRARHSMQLAVSQLSVTEAFYAGILELPVQRSFTSPGAPDYLVMDMDNMALIFVEEDDVIKSHPMLEPRFSMFPRGIGMTLHFRVDDIEGISEAIIEEGLELLYPLEVKPYGIKELWCFDPDGYLVVLDEPVEKSKRSGS; encoded by the coding sequence GTGAAGATTCACCGGGCGCGGCACTCCATGCAACTTGCCGTGTCGCAACTATCGGTGACCGAAGCCTTCTATGCCGGCATACTGGAGTTGCCGGTGCAGCGCTCCTTTACCTCCCCGGGCGCCCCGGACTACCTCGTAATGGATATGGACAACATGGCCTTGATCTTCGTGGAAGAGGATGACGTCATAAAGTCCCATCCAATGCTTGAACCCCGCTTCAGCATGTTCCCCCGCGGCATCGGCATGACGCTGCATTTTCGGGTCGACGATATCGAAGGCATCAGCGAGGCCATCATTGAAGAGGGCTTGGAGCTTCTCTACCCCCTTGAAGTCAAGCCCTACGGCATCAAGGAGTTGTGGTGCTTCGACCCGGACGGTTATCTGGTGGTACTGGACGAACCGGTTGAAAAGAGCAAGAGGTCCGGTTCGTAG
- a CDS encoding dihydroorotase, with amino-acid sequence MNLLIKNGRVIDPSQGLDEIADVLVEAGLVKEIGKNLKAPAGVETVDAAGKYVVPGLVDMHVHLRDPGLEYKEDIVSGTRAAAAGGFTSLACMPNTKPAIDNKAVVSYIINKATTDGFCNVFPVGCITYGMGGERMAEMGELKEAGCVAVSDDGRPVANAELMRRALEYARGIGILVISHAEDLALVGEGVMNEGFTSTELGLKGIPRVAEDIATARDVMLAEYTNSPLHIAHVSTKGSVRIIREAKARGVKVTCETAPHYFTLTDDAVRGYDTNAKMNPPLREADDVAAVKEGLRDGTIDCIATDHAPHHLDEKDVEFNAALNGIIGLETSLPLSLKLVGDGILTINQLIEKMSCNPSKILGISRGSLRVGGVADVTVIDPAAEWTVETEKLVSKSRNTPFAGWKMKGAAACTIRGGAVVFSR; translated from the coding sequence ATGAATCTTTTGATCAAGAACGGCCGGGTGATCGATCCTTCCCAGGGATTGGACGAAATAGCGGATGTGCTGGTGGAAGCCGGGCTGGTGAAGGAGATCGGCAAGAACCTGAAGGCGCCGGCCGGCGTGGAGACCGTCGATGCCGCCGGGAAGTACGTGGTGCCGGGACTGGTGGACATGCACGTGCACCTGCGCGATCCGGGGCTGGAGTACAAAGAGGATATCGTCAGCGGCACCCGGGCCGCGGCGGCGGGCGGTTTCACCTCCCTGGCCTGCATGCCCAATACCAAGCCGGCCATCGACAACAAGGCCGTGGTCAGCTATATCATCAACAAAGCCACTACCGACGGGTTCTGCAACGTCTTTCCGGTCGGCTGCATCACCTACGGCATGGGCGGGGAGCGCATGGCCGAGATGGGCGAGTTGAAAGAAGCCGGTTGCGTTGCGGTTTCGGACGACGGCAGGCCGGTCGCCAATGCGGAGCTCATGCGCCGCGCCCTCGAATATGCCCGAGGCATCGGCATCCTGGTCATCTCCCATGCCGAAGACCTGGCATTGGTGGGGGAGGGGGTCATGAACGAAGGCTTCACCTCCACGGAACTCGGCTTGAAGGGAATCCCCCGGGTTGCCGAGGATATCGCCACGGCCCGGGACGTGATGCTGGCAGAATACACCAATTCGCCGCTCCACATCGCCCACGTTTCCACCAAAGGGTCGGTGCGCATCATCCGCGAGGCCAAGGCCCGCGGCGTCAAGGTGACGTGCGAAACCGCGCCCCATTACTTCACCCTGACCGATGACGCGGTCCGCGGTTACGACACCAACGCCAAGATGAACCCGCCGCTGCGCGAGGCCGACGACGTGGCCGCCGTCAAGGAGGGGCTCCGGGACGGCACCATCGACTGTATCGCCACCGATCACGCGCCGCACCATCTGGATGAAAAGGACGTGGAGTTCAATGCGGCCTTAAACGGCATCATCGGTTTGGAGACGTCGCTGCCGCTCTCCCTGAAACTGGTCGGGGACGGTATCCTGACCATTAATCAACTGATTGAAAAAATGTCGTGTAATCCTTCGAAAATACTTGGCATATCGCGCGGAAGTCTTCGCGTCGGCGGTGTGGCGGACGTGACCGTAATCGATCCCGCCGCCGAGTGGACGGTGGAGACGGAAAAGCTGGTCAGCAAGTCCCGGAACACCCCTTTTGCCGGCTGGAAGATGAAAGGGGCGGCGGCCTGCACCATCCGGGGCGGCGCAGTGGTTTTTTCCCGGTAA
- the pyrR gene encoding bifunctional pyr operon transcriptional regulator/uracil phosphoribosyltransferase PyrR, translated as MADNLTVLLDESGIKRALTRISHEILERNKGVQDVVLIGIRSGGAFLAEELAQSIAMIEGAAVPVGAIDITLYRDDIKSHTSRLPVGKTEIGFSLQGKKVVLVDDVLFTGRTIRAAMDALMDHGRPECIQLAVLIDRGHRELPIRADFVGRNVPTSLKENVQVIFSAQNQPLEVVLEK; from the coding sequence ATGGCGGACAATCTGACGGTACTGCTGGATGAAAGCGGCATCAAGCGGGCGTTGACCCGCATCTCCCACGAGATCCTGGAGCGAAACAAAGGGGTGCAGGATGTGGTCCTGATCGGCATCCGCTCGGGCGGGGCCTTCCTGGCCGAGGAACTCGCGCAATCCATTGCGATGATTGAAGGTGCAGCGGTTCCGGTGGGGGCGATCGACATCACCCTCTACCGCGACGACATCAAGAGTCATACCTCCCGTCTGCCGGTGGGAAAAACGGAGATCGGCTTTTCGCTGCAGGGGAAAAAGGTCGTCCTGGTGGATGATGTGCTCTTTACCGGCCGCACCATCCGGGCCGCCATGGATGCCCTGATGGATCACGGCAGGCCGGAATGCATCCAGCTGGCGGTGCTGATCGACCGGGGACACCGGGAACTGCCCATCCGGGCCGATTTCGTCGGGCGCAACGTGCCGACCAGTTTGAAGGAAAATGTTCAGGTCATATTCAGCGCACAGAATCAGCCGCTTGAAGTTGTTCTTGAAAAATAG
- a CDS encoding aspartate carbamoyltransferase catalytic subunit — translation MAEFKHRNIIALRDLTREDMELLLATAENMREINSRDIKKVPTLRGKTIVNLFYEASTRTRTSFEIAAKRLSADTVNISPSTSSATKGETLADTALNLLAMKPDIIVMRHAVSGAHYHLAQKVTCSVVNAGDGAHEHPSQGLLDLLTIRDRFGRLDGLKVAIVGDITHSRVARSDIQGLTKMGSHIYLAGPPTMMPPAVEKLGNVTVCATMREAIQDADVVIMLRIQQERQGKTLMPNAREYSRYFGLNPENLKLAKPGAMVMHPGPINRGVEMSSYVVNGSQSHVLKQVENGVAVRMAMLYHVCGGELV, via the coding sequence ATGGCAGAGTTCAAACACAGAAATATCATTGCACTCAGGGACCTGACCAGGGAAGATATGGAGCTGCTCCTGGCGACGGCCGAAAACATGCGGGAGATCAACAGCCGCGACATCAAGAAGGTCCCCACGTTGCGCGGCAAGACCATCGTCAATCTGTTTTACGAGGCATCGACCCGCACGCGGACTTCCTTTGAAATAGCCGCCAAACGGCTTTCCGCCGATACCGTCAATATCTCCCCTTCCACCAGTTCGGCCACCAAGGGGGAAACCCTGGCGGATACGGCCCTGAACCTCCTGGCCATGAAGCCTGATATCATCGTCATGCGCCATGCGGTTTCCGGCGCCCATTACCACCTGGCCCAAAAGGTGACCTGCTCGGTGGTCAACGCCGGTGACGGCGCCCATGAACATCCTTCACAAGGGCTTTTGGACCTGTTGACCATACGGGACCGGTTCGGCCGGCTGGATGGCCTCAAGGTGGCCATTGTGGGCGACATCACCCATAGCCGGGTGGCCCGCTCCGATATCCAGGGGTTGACCAAGATGGGGTCCCACATCTACCTGGCCGGCCCGCCGACCATGATGCCGCCGGCAGTGGAAAAGCTGGGGAACGTCACGGTGTGCGCCACCATGCGGGAAGCCATCCAGGATGCCGACGTGGTCATAATGCTGCGCATCCAGCAGGAACGCCAGGGCAAGACCTTGATGCCCAATGCTCGGGAATACTCCCGCTACTTCGGGCTCAATCCCGAGAACCTCAAGCTGGCCAAGCCGGGAGCCATGGTCATGCACCCCGGCCCCATCAACCGCGGCGTGGAGATGTCCTCCTACGTGGTGAACGGCAGCCAGTCCCATGTTCTCAAACAGGTGGAGAACGGCGTGGCGGTGAGGATGGCCATGCTCTACCACGTATGCGGCGGGGAGTTGGTGTGA